The following coding sequences are from one Canis lupus baileyi chromosome 19, mCanLup2.hap1, whole genome shotgun sequence window:
- the NT5DC2 gene encoding 5'-nucleotidase domain-containing protein 2 isoform X1: MAGAGLRAAARRWLPCGGRGGPRAASSSPSCPGCGPPGPGAHCPGAPRSAPAPAPAGGAELSAHLWARYQDMRRLVHDLLPPEVCSLLNPAAIYANNEISLRDVEVYGFDYDYTLAQYADALHPEIFSAARDILIEHYKYPEGIRKYDYDPSFAIRGLHYDIQKSLLMKIDAFHYVQLGTAYRGLQPVPDEEVIDLYGGTQHIPLYQMSGFYGKGPSIKQFMDIFSLPEMALLSCVVDHFLGHGLEFDQAHLYKDVTDAIRDVHVKGLMYQWIERDMEKYILRGDETFAVLSRLVAHGKQLFLITNSPFSFVDKGMRHMVGPDWRQLFDVVIVQADKPSFFTDRRKPFRKLDEKGSLHWDRITRLEKGKIYRQGNLYDFLRLTEWRGPRVLYFGDHLYSDLADLMLRHGWRTGAIIPELEREIRIINTEQYMHSLTWQQALTGLLERMQTYQDAESRQVLAAWMKERQELRCITKALFNAQFGSIFRTFHNPTYFSRRLVRFSDLYMASLSCLLNYRVDFTFYPRRTPLQHEAPLWMDQLCTGCMKTPFLSDMAHIR; this comes from the exons ATGGCGGGTGCGGGGCTGCGGGCGGCCGCTCGGCGCTGGCTGCCGTgcgggggccgcggcgggccGCGAGCCGCCTCGTCCTCGCCCTCCTGCCCTGGCTGCGGCCCCCCGGGGCCCGGCGCCCACTGCCCGGGCGCCCCGCGCTCCGCGCCCGCCCCGGCGCCCGCCGGCGGCGCCGAACTCAGCGCGCACCTGTGGGCGCGTTACCAGGACATGAGGAGGCTGGTGCACG ACCTCCTGCCCCCCGAGGTCTGCAGTCTCCTGAACCCAGCAGCCATCTATGCCAACAATGAGATAAGCCTGCGTGATGTGGAAGTCTATGGCTTTGACTATGACTACACGCTGGCCCAGTATGCAGACGCGCTGCACCCTGAGATCTTCAGTGCTGCCCGTGACATCCTAATTGAGCACTACAAG TACCCAGAGGGGATCCGGAAGTATGACTATGACCCCAGCTTTGCCATCCGAGGCCTCCACTACGACATTCAGAAG AGCCTTCTGATGAAGATTGATGCCTTCCACTACGTGCAGCTGGGGACGGCCTACAG GGGCCTCCAGCCTGTGCCTGATGAGGAGGTGATCGATTTATATGGGGGCACCCAGCATATCCCTCTGTACCAGATGAGCGGCTTCTATGGCAAG GGTCCCTCCATCAAGCAGTTCATGGACATCTTCTCGCTGCCGGAGATGGCGCTGCTGTCCTGCGTGGTAGACCACTTTCTGGGTCATGGCCTGGAGTTTGACCAAGCGCATCTCTACAAGGATGTAACG GATGCCATCCGAGATGTGCACGTGAAAGGCCTCATGTACCAGTGGATTGAACGGGATATGG AGAAGTACATCCTGAGAGGGGACGAGACGTTCGCTGTCCTGAGCCGTCTGGTGGCACATGGGAAACAGCTGTTCCTCATCACCAACAGCCCTTTCAGCTTTGT GGACAAGGGGATGAGGCACATGGTGGGTCCCGACTGGCGTCAGCTCTTTGACGTGGTCATCGTCCAGGCTGACAAACCCAGCTTCTTCACTGACCGACGCAA gcctttCAGAAAACTCGATGAGAAGGGCTCCCTGCACTGGGACCGCATCACCCGCCTGGAGAAGGGCAAAATCTACCGGCAG GGAAACCTGTATGACTTCCTGCGCCTGACAGAATGGCGGGGACCCCGCGTGCTCTACTTTGGAGACCACCTGTACAGTGACCTGGCG GACCTCATGCTGCGGCACGGCTGGCGAACGGGTGCCATCATCCCCGAGCTGGAGCGCGAGATCCGCATCATCAACACGGAGCAGTATATGCACTCTCTGACGTGGCAGCAGGCGCTCACCGGGCTGCTGGAGCGCatgcag ACGTACCAGGATGCTGAGTCGCGGCAGGTGCTGGCTGCCTGGATGAAGGAGCGCCAGGAGctgag GTGCATCACCAAGGCGCTGTTCAACGCTCAGTTTGGGAGCATCTTTCGCACCTTCCACAACCCCACTTACTTCTCACGGCGCCTTGTGCGCTTCTCTGACCTCTACATGGCCTCCCTCAGCTGTCTGCTCAACTACCGGGTAGACTTCACCTTCTACCCACGCCGCACGCCCCTGCAGCATGAGGCACCGCTCTGGATGGACCAGCTCTGCACTGGCTGCATGAAGACGCCCTTTCTTAGCGACATGGCCCACATCCGTTGA
- the NT5DC2 gene encoding 5'-nucleotidase domain-containing protein 2 isoform X2, producing MRRLVHDLHKDTVASLDVKGARSFLGCHDLLPPEVCSLLNPAAIYANNEISLRDVEVYGFDYDYTLAQYADALHPEIFSAARDILIEHYKYPEGIRKYDYDPSFAIRGLHYDIQKSLLMKIDAFHYVQLGTAYRGLQPVPDEEVIDLYGGTQHIPLYQMSGFYGKGPSIKQFMDIFSLPEMALLSCVVDHFLGHGLEFDQAHLYKDVTDAIRDVHVKGLMYQWIERDMEKYILRGDETFAVLSRLVAHGKQLFLITNSPFSFVDKGMRHMVGPDWRQLFDVVIVQADKPSFFTDRRKPFRKLDEKGSLHWDRITRLEKGKIYRQGNLYDFLRLTEWRGPRVLYFGDHLYSDLADLMLRHGWRTGAIIPELEREIRIINTEQYMHSLTWQQALTGLLERMQTYQDAESRQVLAAWMKERQELRCITKALFNAQFGSIFRTFHNPTYFSRRLVRFSDLYMASLSCLLNYRVDFTFYPRRTPLQHEAPLWMDQLCTGCMKTPFLSDMAHIR from the exons ATGAGGAGGCTGGTGCACG ATCTTCACAAAGACACCGTTGCTTCTCTTGATGTGAAAGGGGCAAGGTCATTTCTCGGATGCCATG ACCTCCTGCCCCCCGAGGTCTGCAGTCTCCTGAACCCAGCAGCCATCTATGCCAACAATGAGATAAGCCTGCGTGATGTGGAAGTCTATGGCTTTGACTATGACTACACGCTGGCCCAGTATGCAGACGCGCTGCACCCTGAGATCTTCAGTGCTGCCCGTGACATCCTAATTGAGCACTACAAG TACCCAGAGGGGATCCGGAAGTATGACTATGACCCCAGCTTTGCCATCCGAGGCCTCCACTACGACATTCAGAAG AGCCTTCTGATGAAGATTGATGCCTTCCACTACGTGCAGCTGGGGACGGCCTACAG GGGCCTCCAGCCTGTGCCTGATGAGGAGGTGATCGATTTATATGGGGGCACCCAGCATATCCCTCTGTACCAGATGAGCGGCTTCTATGGCAAG GGTCCCTCCATCAAGCAGTTCATGGACATCTTCTCGCTGCCGGAGATGGCGCTGCTGTCCTGCGTGGTAGACCACTTTCTGGGTCATGGCCTGGAGTTTGACCAAGCGCATCTCTACAAGGATGTAACG GATGCCATCCGAGATGTGCACGTGAAAGGCCTCATGTACCAGTGGATTGAACGGGATATGG AGAAGTACATCCTGAGAGGGGACGAGACGTTCGCTGTCCTGAGCCGTCTGGTGGCACATGGGAAACAGCTGTTCCTCATCACCAACAGCCCTTTCAGCTTTGT GGACAAGGGGATGAGGCACATGGTGGGTCCCGACTGGCGTCAGCTCTTTGACGTGGTCATCGTCCAGGCTGACAAACCCAGCTTCTTCACTGACCGACGCAA gcctttCAGAAAACTCGATGAGAAGGGCTCCCTGCACTGGGACCGCATCACCCGCCTGGAGAAGGGCAAAATCTACCGGCAG GGAAACCTGTATGACTTCCTGCGCCTGACAGAATGGCGGGGACCCCGCGTGCTCTACTTTGGAGACCACCTGTACAGTGACCTGGCG GACCTCATGCTGCGGCACGGCTGGCGAACGGGTGCCATCATCCCCGAGCTGGAGCGCGAGATCCGCATCATCAACACGGAGCAGTATATGCACTCTCTGACGTGGCAGCAGGCGCTCACCGGGCTGCTGGAGCGCatgcag ACGTACCAGGATGCTGAGTCGCGGCAGGTGCTGGCTGCCTGGATGAAGGAGCGCCAGGAGctgag GTGCATCACCAAGGCGCTGTTCAACGCTCAGTTTGGGAGCATCTTTCGCACCTTCCACAACCCCACTTACTTCTCACGGCGCCTTGTGCGCTTCTCTGACCTCTACATGGCCTCCCTCAGCTGTCTGCTCAACTACCGGGTAGACTTCACCTTCTACCCACGCCGCACGCCCCTGCAGCATGAGGCACCGCTCTGGATGGACCAGCTCTGCACTGGCTGCATGAAGACGCCCTTTCTTAGCGACATGGCCCACATCCGTTGA